ATCAGGCTCGTAGAACGGTACTTCGATACCATCGGCAGCAAAGGCCAGCGCTTTCAGGTCGCTGCCTTCCAGCCAGGTTTGCGCGGTGGGGCGTTGCACGGTGGGGATGACGTATAGCGCCACTTCTGCGGGGATTTCGCTGCGGATGCGGGCGACCAGTTGCGTCACGTAGTTCTGGCGCATGCGAATAAACGCCGCCAGTTCCTGGTCTTCCAGCAGATCGGCGGTGAGCCACGCGCCGGCTTGATCTGCAGCGGCATCGGCGGGGCTGGCGAGGTAACCATCTACCCGTGTGCGAATACGGCTGGCCAGTCCGGCGGCATCAATGCCTTGCTGGCGCGCATTGCTCTGGCAGGCATCGCAAAAACACAGGCCGAGCATGGTATCCAGCCACAAATTGCTGCGAACCTGCGCAAATTCGTGATGGTAGCCGTGGGCGAAGGGCGTCCAGCCAGGCGACTCCAGCGTCAAACTTTGCCATGGCAGCGTGCGGGCCAGGTCGTTGCTCAGGTCGACGGCGTAATCAGCCAGCGCCGGTTGCATCGGGCAGGGCGCGTACACATAGCCATCGCCCCACGCGTTTTTCACCGTCAACTCCGGGTGAGCTTCACCCAGGCGGGTGTTGTGGAACAGCACAGTCCACGCCGACAAAGGTAAACGGCCATCGCTGGCCAGGTCATAGGCCACCTGGCGCATGGCGGCGCTGGAGTGCGGCTTGGGCTGGATCGCCCGGTAGCGGCTGGGCTGCGGGTTGAAGTAAACGGTGCCGTCTTCCGGGAAATACACCTTGCCCGGCCCGCTAACACGTGGGCGCAGGAATTTGCCGGCGTGATAACTGGTCGCCAGGCTCAGGCCATCTACGCCCAGATCGAGAATTTCATCCACAGTGCTGCGGGTGTCGCGTCCGGCCAGGTCCCAGGCGTAGGCGTACAGAGAGTGGCGGGCGGCGGGGCGGCGTTGGCTCATGGCAGGTTGTACTCAATTCGGCAGGTGGGCGGGCATGACTTGATTGCACGTGAGTCATGTTTCGTGGCGATTTTGAACCGCAATTTCGGCCGTTGCGTAAATAAACGTTACAAATGATTTTATGCGAGGCGTAAGGCAGGGCTGTGAGCTGCTGGCTGGCGCACGAAAAGTGTTTCCTGCCAAACGGTTGAGACATCCTGGTAGAGGGGGTCTGGGCAGACTGCATTCAGGCTGGATATATGCCGTATATGCGACTGTACTGCTATGCCGTTGACGCACTTTCGGTTGCCCAAAATTTAAGCAGGCGGTAGAATTCCGGCCTTTTCTGCGACCGCGGTTCCTATGCAGATCGGCCCTTTTTCCTTACAAAACAATCTGTTCGTTGCGCCCATGGCGGGGGTGACGGATCGGCCATTTCGCCAGTTATGTCGCCATTTCGGGGCCGGTTATGCCGTGTCCGAGATGATTACGGCCAATAACGCGCTGTGGAGTAACGAAAAAACCCGCCGCCGGATGGATCATGCGGGCGAACCTGGTCCTATTGCCGTGCAGATTGCAGGTTCTGATCCGGCCATGATGGCGCAGGCGGCCAAATTAAACGTAGAACTGGGCGCGCAGATTATCGATATCAACATGGGCTGCCCGGCCAAGAAGGTATGCAACAAACTGGCGGGTTCGGCTCTGTTGAAAGACGAAGCGCTGGTGGGCGAGATTCTGGACGCGGTGGTTGCTGCGGTAGATGTGCCGGTGACGCTGAAAACCCGGTTGGGTTTTTGCAACGGTGAAGAGAATGTTTTACGCGTGGCCGAGCGGGCGCAATCGGCTGGTATTGCGGCCTTGGCGTTGCATGGCCGCACGCGGGAAGACATGTACAACGGCGCAGCCCGCTATGAGCTGATCCGTGAAGTGAAGCACATGCTGCGCATACCGGTGATTGCCAATGGCGACATCGATACGCCACAAAAGGCGAAAGCCGTACTTGAGGCCACCGGGGCCGATGCCATCATGATCGGCCGGGCCGCGCAGGGGCGGCCGTGGATGTTCCGCGAAATTGCACATTATCTGGCGACCGGCGACATGTTGCCGCCGCCGCAGGTTGTTGAAATTCGTAGTGTTTTATTACAACACCTTGACGAGCTTTACACGTTTTATGGTGAGTATTCCGGTTGCCGCATTGCCCGCAAGCATATCGCCTGGTATACCAAGGGTTTGCACGACGGCAACGCGTTTCGGCAAGCCATGTACCAACTGGATTCGACCAGCGCACAGCATGCTGCCGTACAGCACTATTTTGATGGTTTGGCTTCACTGGGCGAGCGCCTGATTTATGAGGTGGCCGTATCAGATCAGGATGGCAAGGACGATTTGCAGGCAGCATGAGTCGATAGCAAGGCAAGCAGACAAGGGTGGTCGGCGATAAGGCGCCGACCCAACGCCGCACTATCAAATCGGCAGTCCGCACAAACAACACACAATCAAGCCCCGAGCGACAAGACTTAGGGGTAGTTTCAGGGAAAGCAATAATGAACCAGCCAGCAACTTGCGTAATTACGCAGGATGAAGATCCCATCGCCGAGTCGATCAGGGCCTCGCTTGCACAATATTTTGAGGATCTGGACGGTGAGGCGCCGTGCGCGTTGTACGACATGGTGCTCGCCCGCGTGGAAAAACCCTTGCTGGAGCTGGTGCTGACCCACGTTGCCGGAAACCAGACTCGTGCCGCCGAGGTGCTGGGGATCAATCGCAATACGCTGCGCAAAAAATTACAGACGTACGACATGCTTTAACAGTCGTATCGCTAGTACGGTTCCACTGTGTTTTGTTTTTAGTGATTTACACCCCCTCTTGGGCATCAGGAAAAAACAGCAATGACCACCATCAAGCGCGCGCTGATCAGCGTCTCCGACAAAACCGGTGTTCTGGAATTTGCACAAGCCCTGGCGGGCTTTGGCGTTCAGATCCTTTCTACCGGCGGCACAGCCAAACTGCTGGCAGACAACAATGTGCCAGTGACAGAAGTCGCCGATTACACCGGTTTTCCCGAAATGCTGGATGGTCGCGTCAAGACGCTGCATCCCAAGATTCACGGCGGCATTCTGGGTCGTCGTGATCTGCCCGCTCATGTGGCCAAAATGGCTGAACACGACATCGGCAATATCGATCTGGTGTGCGTGAACCTGTACCCGTTCGAAGCGACCATCGCCCGTCCGGATTGCACCTTTGAAGATGCCATCGAAAACATCGACATCGGTGGTCCGGCCATGGTCCGTTCCGCTGCCAAGAACCACGCACACGTGGCGATTGTGACCGACGCCGAAGATTACGCCCCGCTGGTTGCCGAACTGAAAGCCGGTAACGGTAGCTTGAGCCTGGCCACCCGCATCAATCTGGCCAAGAAAGCGTTCAGCCATACCGCGGCCTACGATGGTGCAATCTCCAATTACCTGACCGCGCTGGCCGCCAATGGCGAAAAGAAAGTGTGGCCAGATCGGCTGAACCTGCAATTCGCCAAAGTGCAAGACATGCGTTACGGCGAGAACCCGCACCAAGCGGCTGCCTTCTACCGCGATCTGGACCCGGCTGCCGGTAGCCTGGCGAGTTATCACCAGTTCCAGGGCAAAGAACTTTCGTACAACAACATTGCGGATTCCGATGCAGCGTGGGAAGCCGTCAAGCAGTTTGAAGAGCCGGCATGTGTCATCGTCAAGCACGCCAACCCGTGCGGCGTGGCAGTTGGCGCAGATACTTTCTCGGCCTATCGCCTGGCTTTTGCCACCGACACGACTTCGGCTTTCGGCGGGATCATCGCCTTCAACCGTGAAGTGGACGGCGACACCGTACAAGCTGTTGCAGCTCAGTTCCTGGAAGTATTGATCGCGCCAGCCTATACCGCTGAAGCGCTGGCGTTGTTGGCCAAGAAGCCGAATGTGCGTGTTTTGTCGGTGCCAATCGAAAACGGTGCCAACCGATTTGACGTCAAGCGCGTTGGTGGTGGGTTGCTGGTGCAAACACCGGATGTCCATGCCCTGACCCTGGCTGATCTGAAAGTCGTGACCAAAAAGGCCCCGACTGATGCGCAACTGAAAGACATGCTGTTTGCATGGCGTGTTGCCAAGTTTGTGAAATCCAACGCGATTGTGTTCTGCGGCAAGGGCCAGACACTGGGTATTGGCGCAGGTCAGATGAGCCGTGTGGATTCGACCAAAATCGCTGCCATCAAGGCACGCAGCGCCGGTCTGGAACTGCGTGGTTCGGTGGCCGCGTCTGATGCGTTCTTCCCGTTCCGTGATGGCGTTGATGTCATTGCCGAAAACGGCGTGGCCGCGATCATCCAGCCGGGCGGTTCGGTGCGTGACGAAGAAGTCATCGCCGCCGCAGATGAGCATGGCATTGCAATGGTGCTCACCGGCATCCGTCATTTCCGCCATTAATCTGGCGCGTTGTATTGCGCAGTACCTTTGAAAGGTCTGAGCCGACAACCGCCGCAATGCGCGTTGTCCGGCTCAGACAGAGCAGGTGGTCCGCCATGAACTGCGGCTTGCTTGCTCGTGC
This genomic interval from Silvimonas soli contains the following:
- the dusB gene encoding tRNA dihydrouridine synthase DusB produces the protein MQIGPFSLQNNLFVAPMAGVTDRPFRQLCRHFGAGYAVSEMITANNALWSNEKTRRRMDHAGEPGPIAVQIAGSDPAMMAQAAKLNVELGAQIIDINMGCPAKKVCNKLAGSALLKDEALVGEILDAVVAAVDVPVTLKTRLGFCNGEENVLRVAERAQSAGIAALALHGRTREDMYNGAARYELIREVKHMLRIPVIANGDIDTPQKAKAVLEATGADAIMIGRAAQGRPWMFREIAHYLATGDMLPPPQVVEIRSVLLQHLDELYTFYGEYSGCRIARKHIAWYTKGLHDGNAFRQAMYQLDSTSAQHAAVQHYFDGLASLGERLIYEVAVSDQDGKDDLQAA
- the fis gene encoding DNA-binding transcriptional regulator Fis, which gives rise to MNQPATCVITQDEDPIAESIRASLAQYFEDLDGEAPCALYDMVLARVEKPLLELVLTHVAGNQTRAAEVLGINRNTLRKKLQTYDML
- the purH gene encoding bifunctional phosphoribosylaminoimidazolecarboxamide formyltransferase/IMP cyclohydrolase, translated to MTTIKRALISVSDKTGVLEFAQALAGFGVQILSTGGTAKLLADNNVPVTEVADYTGFPEMLDGRVKTLHPKIHGGILGRRDLPAHVAKMAEHDIGNIDLVCVNLYPFEATIARPDCTFEDAIENIDIGGPAMVRSAAKNHAHVAIVTDAEDYAPLVAELKAGNGSLSLATRINLAKKAFSHTAAYDGAISNYLTALAANGEKKVWPDRLNLQFAKVQDMRYGENPHQAAAFYRDLDPAAGSLASYHQFQGKELSYNNIADSDAAWEAVKQFEEPACVIVKHANPCGVAVGADTFSAYRLAFATDTTSAFGGIIAFNREVDGDTVQAVAAQFLEVLIAPAYTAEALALLAKKPNVRVLSVPIENGANRFDVKRVGGGLLVQTPDVHALTLADLKVVTKKAPTDAQLKDMLFAWRVAKFVKSNAIVFCGKGQTLGIGAGQMSRVDSTKIAAIKARSAGLELRGSVAASDAFFPFRDGVDVIAENGVAAIIQPGGSVRDEEVIAAADEHGIAMVLTGIRHFRH